The following nucleotide sequence is from Candidatus Angelobacter sp..
TATATCCGTTGAGCTTCCATCGTCGCATTGAACGGCAGTGGGCCGAACGCATCAAGTCGTTAAGGCGCATGGGTGGCCAGGTCGCCGTTGCGGCAAAACGAACGTTGCAATCCGCCATCAACCAGGACGGCTCGCTAATTCCAGTGCCGGTCAGAACCGTCGTGGACCCGCGACGACGTCATCAATCTCGTGATTGAGTTTCCAAACCACAGCCGGTCATACGACCAGACGCGGCGCGCCGTTCGATTTTGGGGACACGACAGCGCAATAGAAGCGTCATTTTTTATCAGCGAAGACGCATTGAGGCGAATTCAACCAAATTCG
It contains:
- a CDS encoding DUF1488 domain-containing protein encodes the protein MIEFPNHSRSYDQTRRAVRFWGHDSAIEASFFISEDALRRIQPNSCADELGFLNAFDRNRDLICAAAAGIYVRGSRGSYDLVAANF